The genomic window CCGGCGCCAGCTGGTGATGGCGGTGCGGCCGGACGAGCAGCGGCGGGTCGTCGTGCTCTTCAACCGCGCCTCCCCCGACTTCACGCAGCACGACGTCGCCGTCGCCGAAGCGGTCCGGCCCCGCATCGGCCGCGCGCTGGCACCGTTCGGCGGGCCGGGCCCGCGGCGGGAGAAGGTGTCGCCGCGCGAGGCCGACGTGCTGGACCTGCTGTGCCGGGGGCTGACCGACCGGCAGATAGCCACCCGGTTGGGGATCAGCCCGCGCACCGTCGACAAACATCTGGAGCACGCGTACGTGAAGCTCGGCGTCCGGTGCCGCGTCCAGGCCGCCACCCGCTGGCGGTCGTGACGCAACCGAGACACCGCGGGCAGCAACGAAAGGACCTCTTCGCACGTCTTTCCAGACATGGAACAGCGCGATCAGACGCCGCAGGAGCCGGGTGAGGACATCGGCCGCGCCGCGGCGGAGGCGGCGGCCCGGGCCGGCGAGTACGAGAGCGGTCCCGCGTACGCGGAATCGGCCGGACGCCGGCCGAAGCGCTGGTTCATCGTCGGCGGCGTCGCGATCGCGGCGCTGGCCGTGGCCGGCACCGCGGCGGCCCTCGTCGGCGGCTCGCACTCGCCCTCGCACGACACCGCGCTGAACGCCGCCGCGTCGAGCTCCACGCCGGGTCCCACGCCCGGCGAGACCTCCGCGCCGGACACTCCGACCACCGGCGGCACCACGAGCGGCTCCGCGATATCGGGGACCAGCACCCTGCCGCCCACCTCGGGGCCCACGACGCCGTCGTCGACCCCGAAGACTTCGCCGACCTCGCCGACCTCGCCGAGCAAGAGCCCCACCTCGCCCCCGCCGTCGGCCGACGGCGAGAACGGCGACTGCGAGAACACGAGCCACGACACCCCCGCCGACGAGGCGATGAAGTTCAGCGGCATGACCCACGGCACCCAGCAGGCGTTCCTGGCCGCGCAGAAGGCCGCGCAGGCCGCCGGTCTGAGCTTCGTGCTCAACTCCGGCTACCGCTCCGCGGCCTACCAGCAGCGCGTCTTCGACTGCTGGGTCAAGCAGCTGGGCTCCCCGCAGGCCGCGCGCCAGTACGCGCTCCCGCCGAACGAATCGGCGCACGTCCAGGGCTACGCGATGGACATCGCCCCGCCGTCCGCCGCGTCCTGGCTGGAGTCGACGGCCGGGAAGTACGGGCTGTGCCGCCGGTACCAGGACGAGACCTGGCACTTCGAGTACCAGTCCCGGTACAAGACGCAGGGGTGCCCGGCGCTGCTGCCGCATCCGTAGCGCCGCCGCTCAGCAGGGCCAGCGGGCTCAGCACGGCCAGCGAGGTCAGCGGGGCCAGCGGCCGAGCCGCTACTCCGCCTGCGGCAGCGGCAGCCGGGCGATCAGCTCGGCCAGCTGCGCGCTCTGCTCAGCGTGCTGCGTCCGGAGCGCCGAGAACTCCTCGGTCAGCACCTGCAGCATCTCCCGCGACTGGCAGTCCGCGTCGTAGTCGTGCTGCGCCAGCTCACTGGACACCTGGTCCGAGCGCTTGGCGGCGATCAGCAGGATCGCGCCCTGCAACGCCGCAACGCAGGAGAGCACCAGGTTGAGCAGGATGAAGGGGTACGCGTCGAAGGTGTGCCCGGTCGACTTGTCCAGGACGACGTTGACCGTCATCCAGACGGCCAGGAACACCAACGAGACGAAGACGAACATCCACGAGCCCATGCCGTTGCGCATCTTGTCCGCGGCACGCTCGCCGCGAGTGAGCTGATCGCCGGTGCGCACACCGGGGTGCCGGCGCCAGCTCCCCGGCGCTATGTGCTTCACGGCGGACTTCATGGTGGACTTCAGCTGGACTTGTGCGGTCATGCGAGCGAGTGTCGCAGAGCCAGGTCACAGATTCGTCGCTGACCTTGGAACTCTTTACCAACCCGGTCCGCCGGGTCCGTGAGAGTCCCGTGAGCGCGGCGTCCGGGCAGCGGCGCCGGTGACGGTCAGTTGCTGTTCCGCTGCGCCGCGAGCAGGTCGCGGATCTCCGCCAGCAGCTCCTTCTCGGTCGCGGTGGCCTGCTCCGGGATCCCCAGGCGGGCCTTGCGCCGCTCATTGATGCGGTTGATCGGCATGACGATGACGAAGTACACCGCGGAGGCGATGCTCAGGAAGACGATGACGTTGGTCAGCAGGTCGCCGTAGGCGAAGTGCGACTTGTTGATCGTGAACGACAGCCGCGTGTAATCCTGTTTGCCGAAGATCGCCGTGATCAACGGCATGATGATGTCCTTGACCACCGAGTTGACGATGGCGCTGAACGCACCGCCCATGACCACCGCGACCGCCAGGTCGACGACGTTGCCACGCATCAGGAACTTCTTGAAGCCGGAGAACAAGATCGGGAGCCTTCCACGAGGGGGGGTCGGCGGCCGCACGACGGGGCCACCGCTTCGGGGGGAGGCTAAAGCGTACCGAACGCGATCAAGGGGCGGGTACGGATGAGTCGGATGTTATCTCACCCGACAGGATTGAATCCGGCGAAACGGACGGATTATGACGACGCGCTCTGATACAGCGCCTGTACGGCCGAACCGAAGTAGGCGCTATAGGAGATGTCCGGGGTGTCGCCACCCTGCTGGTAGCCGCCTATCACGCCGATGACGGTCCCCTTCTCCCCACTGGCGTCCACGTTCGTCAGGAACGGCGC from Catenulispora sp. EB89 includes these protein-coding regions:
- a CDS encoding D-alanyl-D-alanine carboxypeptidase family protein, with protein sequence MEQRDQTPQEPGEDIGRAAAEAAARAGEYESGPAYAESAGRRPKRWFIVGGVAIAALAVAGTAAALVGGSHSPSHDTALNAAASSSTPGPTPGETSAPDTPTTGGTTSGSAISGTSTLPPTSGPTTPSSTPKTSPTSPTSPSKSPTSPPPSADGENGDCENTSHDTPADEAMKFSGMTHGTQQAFLAAQKAAQAAGLSFVLNSGYRSAAYQQRVFDCWVKQLGSPQAARQYALPPNESAHVQGYAMDIAPPSAASWLESTAGKYGLCRRYQDETWHFEYQSRYKTQGCPALLPHP
- a CDS encoding DUF1003 domain-containing protein, whose product is MTAQVQLKSTMKSAVKHIAPGSWRRHPGVRTGDQLTRGERAADKMRNGMGSWMFVFVSLVFLAVWMTVNVVLDKSTGHTFDAYPFILLNLVLSCVAALQGAILLIAAKRSDQVSSELAQHDYDADCQSREMLQVLTEEFSALRTQHAEQSAQLAELIARLPLPQAE
- the mscL gene encoding large conductance mechanosensitive channel protein MscL, coding for MRPPTPPRGRLPILFSGFKKFLMRGNVVDLAVAVVMGGAFSAIVNSVVKDIIMPLITAIFGKQDYTRLSFTINKSHFAYGDLLTNVIVFLSIASAVYFVIVMPINRINERRKARLGIPEQATATEKELLAEIRDLLAAQRNSN